The Haloplasma contractile SSD-17B sequence GAATATGTATACCGGTTTTAAATGTATAGGTATTTAGTGGCTTTAATTAAAAGTGTTTTTTTGTTTAGTTACTATCTAGACATGAGACCTATTGATTTAAATTGTTATGGTAAGAAGTATATATACGTATACTCAAATTTTAAAGCAATAAAAAAACGCCTATGTCTTTTATTAGACATAAGCGTTTTTTATAGACACGATTAGTACTCAACAATTACTGCCTTTTTTCTAAGAGACGTGGTCCAAACAGATTGATTCCTAAAGCACCGATTGGTGCAGTTATCACAATAGATAATACTGCAATTGCTAAAATAATATCGGCATTCACAATTCCTCTCTCAAGTGGAATCGCTCCTATAGCTGCTTGTACAGTGGCTTTGGGTGAATAGGAAACAATGCAGAACACACGTTCCTTAATATTTAAATTTGAATTAAGTGTCGACAAATATACTCCAATACTCCTGCTTAATAAACCAATAAAAATGATAAATAATCCTATAATTCCAGCACCTATTGCAACCTCTAATTCTACAAGTGCTCCAACTAAAACAAATAAAATGATCTCTGCTAATATCCAAAGTTTATTAAACTTATTGGCTAACCTGTTTGCTAGGGTAGGTTTCATTTCCATGATTACAAACCCAATTGTCATGATTCCAATCAGTGTAGCTACTGGTATATAGTTCTTAATTTCTTCTCCAAACCCATATAATAAAATGGCAGTCCCGAGTACAATTAAGACTTTTTTACTATCACGTATTTTAAATTGTTTGAATAGAATTACTAGCAAAACACCAATTACAATCCCAAGAATAATTCCAAGAATAATTGATAACGGAATACCTAATATACTATACGTAATGTTAACGTCAGCTCTATTTAATGAAAGTCCCATAAACGTACTAAAAATAGTGATTGCTACAACATCATCTACAGAAGCTGCAGCTAAAATCATGGTAGGAATTGCTTTTTTACTTCCATATCCTAATTCTTTTAGCTTTAGCATTGATGGAACTACAACTGCAGGGGATACAGCTGCTATAATAAATCCTAGTATTCCTGCTTGTATATAGGTTAAATCTAATAAATACTTAGACACTAATAATACAGTAAATCCTTCAAATAGAACAGGAATAAAACTCATCTTCATAGCAACCGTTGAGACTTTCTTAAGTTCACTTCTCTTAATACCAAGACCCGCTCTAATTAAGATAATAATTAATGCAATGGTCCGATAATCCTTACCAACTGAAGTTAATAATTCATTCCCTATTATATTAATAAACGAAGGTCCTAGTATAATACCAAGTATTAACATCCCAAGTAAACCCGGTAGTTTAATTTTTATAAATGCAAGATTGACTATGAGTCCTAATATGACTATAATTGCGAGCTGTACTGCCATTGTATCCATGTTGAACCTCCGTAATAAGCTTTTTAAATAATTTGCAACCTTACTATATCAGTGTTATTAATTGAAGTCAATATAATGGAGTGTAAATAAAGATCATCCACTATGTCTACAGACACTACACAAATAAATAAGGAACTAAAAACAATTGTTTTCAGTTCCTTATCTAATACTAATCATGATCACTTGTATGTTCCGAAGTCGTAAATACAATAACTGACATAATGATTAATATAATAACAGTCCCCATTGAATATAAGATGTTTGTTGACTTTATTGCATAGTATAACAAGTATAAATAGGAAGAATATAAAAACCACATAAAATAATTGAGAATATTTTCGTAATAAATGTATGTTCTGAACATTAATGACAGCATCCATATGACTACAAGTCCAATAATTATACCAAATGAAAAGAAATCCAGTCCGTAAAAATAGGAACAAACATCGAGAATAAGCCCTATTAACACAGAACCGATAACCATAAACTTATTGGGTTTGATAAAAATCCCTCCCCCTCAAATTGCGTAAATTATAATTCTTATTATTATCGTATTAAAGATTTTGTCAAATAATGCTTTTTTTCTGAAACTTTATTAATTTAACTAATTTTGACCTGTGTACTGTTCCTAATATAGCACCTCTAATCGATTACGTAGTTCTAGCTAATATTAATCCCTCTTTGTACTCAGTTTTATACGTTTTAAAATCAATTATTTGACTCGGAATCATTGTTAACTGATTACTTACATAGTACCCAACGATTGCCTCTCCTGTCCCCTGTTGCCAGAGAGTTTCTGTCTTATCATCATATAAGACACTATTAGAATTTCGTATTAAGCCTGTCGATCCAAACTGTAGTACTCTTTTATTATTGAGTATTCGTTTAAATACATTTGTTTTTCCGCTTAACGGACAATGTGTAATTACAATAGGTAACCCATCAATAGTATCATTAATGATTTCATTAAACGTTAGCATTTCAATTGGATAGGCTTTTTGTTTATTCTTCCTCTCTACAACTAGTAATCGATCTCTATCTAAGAATACGCTTTTAGCCTCATGAGTGCTGATAAAACTAAGTTCACTTATGTGTGTCTGGTTATTATTTGCTCTTTTTCGAACCGGCTTCAATTCATTACAATTAATCTTATGTTTCTCCCAGTTGGTCTTGAAGAAGCGTGTAAATTCTTTAAGTTC is a genomic window containing:
- a CDS encoding DUF3179 domain-containing (seleno)protein; translated protein: MKTINQYIKTIIEKEYKNIAIYRHIRFNKNWVREKELKNILMTQQFKVSQLNTVSRSINYPVEQFKIKEIEFENDLDLVKHLYKEEMGLLDEYENLYKTILTIELDDDHDRAYFRQMLKTQKLHVYRIKQLMNNQKININDHRTKELKEFTRFFKTNWEKHKINCNELKPVRKRANNNQTHISELSFISTHEAKSVFLDRDRLLVVERKNKQKAYPIEMLTFNEIINDTIDGLPIVITHCPLSGKTNVFKRILNNKRVLQFGSTGLIRNSNSVLYDDKTETLWQQGTGEAIVGYYVSNQLTMIPSQIIDFKTYKTEYKEGLILARTT
- a CDS encoding cation:proton antiporter domain-containing protein is translated as MAVQLAIIVILGLIVNLAFIKIKLPGLLGMLILGIILGPSFINIIGNELLTSVGKDYRTIALIIILIRAGLGIKRSELKKVSTVAMKMSFIPVLFEGFTVLLVSKYLLDLTYIQAGILGFIIAAVSPAVVVPSMLKLKELGYGSKKAIPTMILAAASVDDVVAITIFSTFMGLSLNRADVNITYSILGIPLSIILGIILGIVIGVLLVILFKQFKIRDSKKVLIVLGTAILLYGFGEEIKNYIPVATLIGIMTIGFVIMEMKPTLANRLANKFNKLWILAEIILFVLVGALVELEVAIGAGIIGLFIIFIGLLSRSIGVYLSTLNSNLNIKERVFCIVSYSPKATVQAAIGAIPLERGIVNADIILAIAVLSIVITAPIGALGINLFGPRLLEKRQ